A window of the Diceros bicornis minor isolate mBicDic1 chromosome 28, mDicBic1.mat.cur, whole genome shotgun sequence genome harbors these coding sequences:
- the CD72 gene encoding B-cell differentiation antigen CD72, whose amino-acid sequence MAEAITYADLRFVKAPLKKGIASRVGQDPEADEDGELTYENVQVPPVPGGSSSAPAGLGDKAGLQSQPPPAARSSVTSSAARRLLRADAPHSLPVTIVNLYSGTPSSATCGNSLPTQTAMPAPGRAAFRQYLVLGALLTCLLLGVASICLGVRYLQVSQQLQQMNRVLEATNSSLRQQLTQKMTQLGQREAALQGSRRELAQTQEALQVEQKVGLATKEQLQACQSDREKTKEDLQREEEERRNLEQRLSSMQDTLRPFFTCPSSDTCCPMGWVLNERSCFYVSVTQRSWEESRKHCKSLSSDLATFSDVSHPYFGYPSSLNKLLAQVGQLDSYWIGLSFNKYWQWIDGTRISGFDYRYYTESPKCAKLQSSWPKLQQEKCSSSLPCICEMEAFRYPDGDHSLH is encoded by the exons ATGGCTGAGGCCATCACCTATGCAGACCTGCGGTTTGTGAAGGCTCCCCTGAAGAAGGGCATCGCCAGCCGAGTAGGACAGG atccagaggctgaCGAGGACGGGGAACTCACCTATGAGAACGTACAGGTGCCCCCAGTTCCAGGGGGCTCGAGCTCGGCTCCTGCTGGACTAGGGGACAAAGCAG GGCTCCAGTCGCAGCCGCCGCCCGCCGCGCGGAGCTCCGTGACGTCGTCGGCGGCCAGGCGCCTCCTCCGCGCTGA TGCCCCTCACTCCTTACCGGTAACAATCGTCAACCTTTATTCTGGAACACCTTCTTCCGCTACCTGCGGAAACTCACTCCCGACACAAACAGCCATGCCTGCCCCAG GCCGTGCAGCCTTCAGGCAGTACCTCGTGCTCGGCGCGCTCCTCACCTGCTTGCTGCTGGGGGTGGCCTCCATCTGCCTGGGAGTGCGCT ATCTGCAGGTGTCTCAGCAGCTCCAGCAGATGAACAGGGTTCTGGAAGCCACTAACAGCAGCCTGAGACAGCAGCTCACCCAAAAGATGACCCAGTTGGGGCAGAGGGAAGCAGCTCTGCAGGGGTCCCGTAGGGAGCTGGCCCAGACTCAGGAAGCACTGCAAGTGGAACAGAAAGTTGGCCTGGCTACCAAAGAGCAGTTGCAGGCCTGCCAGTCCGACAGGGAGAAGACAAAAGAGGACTtgcaaagggaggaggaggagaggaggaaccTGGAACAGAGGCTGAGCAGCATGCAGGACACACTGAGGCCCTTCTTCACATGCCCCTCATCAG ACACCTGCTGTCCCATGGGATGGGTATTGAACGAGAGGAGTTGCTTTTACGTCTCAGTTACTCAGAGAAGTTGGGAGGAGAGCCGAAAACACTGTAAATCTCTGTCCTCTGACCTGGCCACATTCAGTGATGTGTCTCATCCTTATTTC GGTTATCCCAGCAGCTTAAACAAGCTGTTGGCACAAGTTGGTCAGCTTGATTCATATTGGATTGGCCTCAGCTTTAACAAGTACTGGCAGTGGATTGATGGCACAAGAATCTCTGG GTTTGATTATAGGTATTATACTGAAAGCCCCAAATGTGCCAAGCTACAAAGTAGTTGGCCAAAGTTGCAGCAGGAGAAGTGTTCATCCTCTCTTCCCTGCATCTGTGAGATGGAAGCTTTCAGGTATCCAGATGGGGACCACTCTTTGCACTGA
- the TESK1 gene encoding dual specificity testis-specific protein kinase 1 — MAGEGPPLRGPGPGPGEAPGEGPPGPGGAGGGPGRGRPSSYRALRSAVSSLARVDDFHCAEKIGAGFFSEVYKVRHRQSGQVMVLKMNRLPSNRGNTLREVQLMNRLRHPNILRFMGVCVHQGQLHALTEYMNGGTLEQLLSSPEPLSWPVRLRLALDIARGLRYLHAKGVFHRDLTSKNCLIRRDDRGFTAVVGDFGLAEKIPVYREGARKEPLAVVGSPYWMAPEVLRGELYDEKADVFAFGIVLCELIARVPADPDYLPRTEDFGLDVPAFRTLVGDDCPLPFLLLAIHCCSMEPSTRAPFTEITQHLEWILEQLPEPAPLPRAPLTHSQGSVPRGGPSATLPRPDPRLSRSRSDLFLPPSPESPPNWADSLTRVNPFSLREDLRGGKIKLLDTPSKPVAPLPLVPPSPLPSTQLPLVTTPETLVQPGTPARRCRSLPSSPELPRRMETALPGPGPPAVGTSAEERMECEGSSPEPEPPGPAPKLPLAVATDNFISTCSSASQPWSPRSGPPLNNNPPAVVVNSPQAWAGESWNRAQHSLPRAAALERTEPSPPPSAPRESDEGLPCPGCCLGPFSFGFLSMCPRPTPAVARYRNLNCEAGSLLCHRGHHAKPPTPSLQLPGARS, encoded by the exons ATGGCCGGGGAAGGCCCCCCACTGCGGGGCCCTGGGCCCGGGCCGGGAGAGGCGCCGGGGGAGGGGCCCCCGGGGCCGGGGGGCGCGGGCGGAGGCCCGGGCCGGGGCCGCCCCTCCTCCTACCGGGCCCTCCGCAGCGCCGTGTCCAGCTTGGCGCGCGTGGACGATTTCCACTGCGCCGAGAAGATCGGGGCCGGCTTCTTCTCTGAGGTCTACAAG GTTCGGCACCGACAGTCCGGGCAAGTCATGGTGCTGAAAATGAACAGGCTCCCCAGTAACCGGGGAAACACGCTACGGGAGGTGCAGCTGATGAACCGGCTTCGGCACCCCAACATCCTAAG GTTCATGGGGGTCTGTGTGCACCAGGGGCAGCTGCACGCTCTTACAGAG TATATGAATGGGGGAACCCTAGAACAGCTGCTCAGCTCCCCCGAACCCCTATCCTGGCCTGTCAGGCTCCGCCTGGCTCTGGACATCGCCCGTGGCCTGCGGTACCTGCATGCCAAAGGGGTATTCCACCGAGACCTCACATCCAAG AACTGTCTGATCCGACGGGACGACCGAGGCTTCACAGCTGTTGTGGGTGACTTCGGCCTGGCTGAAAAGATTCCTGTGTATAG GGAAGGGGCAAGGAAGGAGCCATTGGCTGTAGTGGGTTCTCCGTACTGGATGGCTCCAGAGGTGTTGCGGGGTGAGCTGTATGATGAGAAG GCCGATGTCTTCGCTTTTGGGATCGTCCTCTGTGAGCTCATTGCGCGAGTACCAGCGGATCCTGATTACCTACCGCGTACTGAG GACTTTGGCCTGGATGTGCCTGCTTTCCGGACCCTTGTAGGGGATGACTGCCCACTGCCTTTCCTGCTCCTGGCCATCCACTGCTGCAGT ATGGAACCTAGCACTCGTGCTCCCTTCACCGAAATCACCCAGCACCTGGAGTGGATCCTGGAGCAGCTGCCTGAGCCAGCACCCCTCCCCAGGGCTCCCCTGACACACAGTCAGG GCTCTGTTCCAAGAGGGGGTCCCTCTGCCACGCTTCCCAGGCCAGACCCCCGGCTCTCCCGAAGCCGGTCCGACCTCTTCCTGCCCCCATCACCAGAATCACCCCCCAACTGGGCAGACAGTCTGACTCGAGTCAACCCCTTCTCACTACGGGAAGACCTCAGGGGTGGCAAGATCAAGCTCCTGGACACACCCAGCAAGCCAGTCGCCCCCCTGCCCcttgtgccaccatcaccactgCCCTCCACCCAGCTGCCCCTGGTGACCACTCCAGAGACCCTGGTCCAGCCTGGGACACCAGCCCGCCGCTGCCGCTCGCTGCCATCATCCCCTGAGCTCCCCCGACGTATGGAGACAGCACTGCCAGGTCCTGGCCCTCCCGCTGTGGGCACCTCGGCCGAAGAAAGAATGGAGTGTGAGGGCAGTAGCCCTGAGCCAGAACCCCCAGGACCAGCTCCCAAGCTGCCCCTGGCCGTGGCCACAGACAACTTCATCAGCACTTGTTCCTCGGCCTCCCAGCCCTGGTCCCCTAGATCAGGACCTCCCCTTAACAACAACCCCCCAGCTGTGGTGGTGAACTCCCCACAAGCCTGGGCTGGGGAGTCCTGGAACCGGGCCCAGCATAGCCTGCCCCGGGCGGCAGCCCTGGAGCGGACAGAACCCTCACCGCCCCCTTCAGCTCCCCGGGAGTCTGACGAGGGGctgccctgccctggctgctgcctTGGCCCCTTCAGTTTTGGCTTCTTGTCCATGTGCCCCCGCCCCACACCAGCTGTTGCCCGCTACCGCAATCTGAACTGTGAGGCGGGCAGTCTCCTCTGCCACCGTGGGCACCATGCCAAGCCACCCACACCCAGCCTGCAGCTGCCTGGGGCACGCTCTTAG